In the genome of Mucilaginibacter defluvii, one region contains:
- a CDS encoding TonB-dependent receptor → MRNFYLRTTLLLLFAMAVNFAFAQTGSISGQVLDEKGQPLPGASVTAGTRSTATDVNGKFKLTGLPAGANAVTVTFLGYQQLSQSFNAGSEGVTINLKPAAASALNEVVIIGYGSQQKKSVTGAISTVTSKDFQKGSITTPEQLIAGKVPGVTITPNGGAPGAGSTIRIRGGASLTASNDPLIVIDGVPLSNNAISGASNPLSLINPNDIESFTVLKDASATAIYGSRASNGVILITTKKGASGSPKVNFSSQLSAYKVGKKVDVLTADQFRTYVNEKGNADQKALLGKANTNWQDEIYQTSLGTDNNISVAGSYKNIPYRVSAGYLKQVGILVTDNLQRTTGAITLNPKFLNNHLKVDVNLKGALTDTRFANQGAIGSAVFFDPTQPVYTKNTFGNYFEWTNVDNVGNAIPNPNAPRNPVALLAQNTGKSQVKRSYGNAQFDYSMHFLPELHANLNLGYDISNGKGTTYVPANAAQSFAVGGVDNRYQQDVNNKVAEFYLNYTKDLKSINSNINATAGYGYYDFLTKIYYYPSYNANGQVVAGSQPLFPFDKPQNTLISYYGRLIYTLADKYILASSVRTDGSSKFAPENRWGVFPSVALTWRINQESFLKESNTLSDLKLRLSYGITGQQDGIPYYSYLPTYALSVASAKYQLGDTFYNMYAPAAYDRSLKWEQTATYNAGVDFGFLNGRISGAVDVYFKKTKDLLNRIPSPLGSNFSNFITTNVGNIENKGVEFSINASPVKNKVFSWDMGFNFTYNNTRITNLTAVNNPTYPGDQVGGISGGTGNTVQINSVGYRPQTFYLYRQVYDASGKPKEGIYEDLNGDNIINEKDLYRVKAAMPNFILGFSTQFNYKKWSLSTVLRSNLGNYVYNNTKANVGVTRGILNPAGYLGNASTEIFKSGFDNNQYLSDYYLENASFLRMDNLGLGYNAGKILGDKVGLRVNANCQNVFVITNYTGLDPEIANGIDNNFYPRPRTFVLGVNLDF, encoded by the coding sequence ATGAGAAATTTTTATTTACGAACAACTTTGTTGCTCTTGTTTGCTATGGCCGTAAATTTTGCGTTCGCGCAAACCGGCAGTATTAGCGGGCAGGTGCTCGATGAAAAAGGCCAGCCGCTGCCGGGCGCTTCTGTAACGGCAGGTACACGCTCAACAGCTACTGATGTAAACGGCAAATTTAAGTTAACAGGTTTGCCCGCGGGTGCTAATGCCGTTACAGTTACATTTTTAGGATACCAGCAACTTTCGCAAAGCTTTAACGCCGGTAGCGAAGGCGTAACTATTAACCTGAAACCTGCGGCTGCCTCAGCCTTAAACGAGGTGGTGATTATAGGTTACGGCAGCCAGCAAAAAAAGAGTGTAACGGGCGCCATTTCTACGGTTACGTCCAAGGATTTTCAGAAAGGCAGCATTACCACACCCGAGCAGTTAATTGCGGGCAAGGTACCGGGTGTTACCATTACACCAAATGGCGGCGCGCCAGGCGCGGGCAGCACAATCCGCATAAGGGGTGGTGCTTCACTTACCGCGAGTAATGATCCGCTGATTGTTATCGATGGGGTGCCGTTGAGCAATAACGCCATATCCGGTGCTTCAAACCCGTTGAGTTTAATCAACCCGAATGATATTGAATCATTTACTGTATTAAAAGATGCATCGGCAACGGCCATTTATGGTTCGCGCGCATCAAACGGTGTCATCCTGATCACCACTAAAAAAGGTGCATCGGGTTCACCTAAAGTAAACTTCAGCTCGCAGCTATCCGCTTATAAAGTGGGCAAAAAGGTTGATGTTCTCACTGCCGACCAGTTCAGGACTTACGTAAACGAAAAAGGCAATGCTGATCAGAAAGCTTTACTGGGTAAAGCCAATACCAACTGGCAGGATGAAATTTACCAAACCTCATTGGGTACTGATAACAATATCAGTGTAGCAGGTTCATACAAAAATATACCGTACCGCGTGTCTGCCGGTTACCTTAAGCAAGTAGGCATACTGGTTACTGATAATTTGCAGCGTACAACCGGTGCCATAACACTTAACCCCAAGTTTTTGAATAACCATTTAAAGGTTGATGTTAACCTTAAAGGCGCGCTAACCGATACCCGCTTTGCTAACCAGGGCGCAATTGGTTCGGCGGTGTTTTTTGATCCAACCCAACCGGTATACACTAAAAACACGTTTGGTAACTACTTTGAGTGGACTAATGTTGACAATGTAGGCAATGCAATTCCAAACCCCAACGCACCCCGAAACCCGGTAGCCTTATTGGCACAAAACACCGGTAAAAGCCAGGTAAAAAGGAGCTATGGTAACGCCCAGTTTGATTATAGTATGCATTTTTTGCCTGAACTGCACGCCAACCTGAACCTTGGTTATGATATTTCAAATGGTAAGGGTACCACTTATGTTCCTGCTAACGCGGCGCAAAGTTTTGCCGTAGGGGGCGTAGATAACCGCTATCAGCAGGATGTAAACAATAAGGTGGCGGAGTTTTACCTGAACTATACCAAGGATCTGAAATCAATAAACAGTAATATAAACGCTACTGCGGGTTACGGTTATTATGATTTTTTAACCAAGATATACTACTATCCGAGCTATAATGCAAACGGGCAGGTAGTAGCCGGTTCGCAACCGCTTTTCCCGTTTGATAAACCTCAGAATACATTGATATCATACTACGGCCGTTTAATTTATACCCTTGCCGATAAGTATATTTTAGCTTCATCGGTACGTACCGATGGTTCATCTAAATTCGCGCCCGAAAATCGCTGGGGTGTTTTCCCTTCGGTTGCTTTAACCTGGCGCATCAACCAGGAGTCGTTCCTGAAAGAGTCGAACACGTTAAGCGATCTGAAGTTACGCCTGAGCTACGGTATCACCGGCCAGCAGGATGGCATACCATATTATTCATACCTGCCAACTTACGCGCTTAGCGTTGCATCGGCCAAATATCAGTTAGGTGATACATTTTACAACATGTACGCCCCGGCCGCTTATGACAGATCGTTAAAATGGGAGCAAACCGCAACCTATAACGCAGGTGTTGATTTCGGTTTCCTGAACGGGCGTATCAGTGGTGCGGTTGACGTGTATTTCAAAAAAACCAAAGATCTTTTAAACCGGATCCCCTCTCCGCTTGGTTCAAACTTCAGCAACTTTATTACCACCAACGTGGGTAATATCGAAAACAAGGGTGTTGAGTTCAGCATCAATGCATCACCGGTAAAAAATAAAGTGTTTAGTTGGGATATGGGTTTCAACTTTACCTATAACAATACCCGTATCACTAACCTTACCGCAGTCAACAACCCAACCTATCCGGGCGACCAGGTGGGCGGCATTTCAGGCGGAACAGGAAATACTGTGCAGATCAACTCGGTTGGTTACAGGCCACAAACCTTTTACCTGTACCGCCAGGTTTATGATGCCAGCGGCAAACCAAAAGAAGGTATTTATGAGGATCTTAACGGAGATAACATCATCAACGAAAAGGATTTGTACCGTGTAAAAGCCGCTATGCCGAATTTCATACTCGGCTTCAGCACGCAGTTTAATTATAAAAAATGGTCACTTTCAACCGTACTGCGCTCAAACCTGGGCAACTACGTGTATAACAACACCAAGGCGAACGTTGGTGTAACACGCGGTATACTTAACCCTGCCGGTTATTTGGGTAATGCCAGTACCGAGATATTCAAATCGGGTTTTGATAATAACCAGTACCTGAGCGATTACTATCTGGAGAATGCTTCGTTCCTGAGGATGGATAACCTGGGATTAGGTTACAACGCAGGTAAAATTTTGGGTGATAAGGTAGGTTTACGTGTTAATGCCAATTGCCAGAACGTTTTTGTGATAACTAATTACACCGGCCTCGACCCGGAGATTGCTAACGGTATCGATAACAACTTTTATCCGCGCCCGCGCACTTTCGTTTTAGGTGTTAACCTTGATTTTTAA
- a CDS encoding RagB/SusD family nutrient uptake outer membrane protein, which translates to MKAFKYIAGIIMLAATVSSCQKDLNRVPTNALTADKVYSTPEGYKQSLAKIYGAFALTGNGGPDAGEGDIAGIDQGTSDFLRLFWNLQELTTDEAAIVWNDPGLQDFHVMNWTSTNVMIRGLYSRCLYHITACNEFIRESTDEKIASRNISGAEAENIRRYRAEARFLRAFEYWVLMDLFGNPPFVTENDPIGKFTPPQTNRANLFNYIESELKAIEPELVAAKQNEYGRADQAAAQALLARIYLNAEVYLGSGNNKYNDAITYAEKVINSAYSLNTSYRSLFLGDNNVNNTETIFAINYDGVNSQTYGGTTYLINAAVSGAMGPATFGVPNGGWSGMRSTRNLPETFGDYSGNTDKRAMFAGNKIEMDDITIFTDGLAVAKFSNITSTGTTPPSPNGVYTSTDFPLFRLAEMYLVYAEAVKRGGTGSEATAIGYINLLRQRAYGNNSGNISTYTLNDVLNERTRELYWEGFRRSDLIRYGRFTGSSYLWPWKGGARNGRAVEAFRALFPLPSSDVNANPNLVQNQGY; encoded by the coding sequence ATGAAAGCATTTAAATATATAGCAGGTATAATTATGCTGGCAGCAACGGTAAGCAGCTGCCAGAAAGACCTGAACCGGGTGCCCACAAACGCACTCACTGCCGATAAGGTGTACAGCACGCCCGAAGGCTACAAGCAATCGCTTGCGAAAATTTACGGCGCATTTGCGCTTACCGGTAACGGCGGCCCCGATGCCGGTGAAGGCGATATTGCCGGTATTGACCAGGGCACGTCAGACTTTTTACGATTGTTCTGGAATCTGCAGGAGCTTACTACCGATGAAGCCGCCATTGTATGGAACGACCCGGGACTACAGGATTTCCATGTAATGAACTGGACATCGACCAACGTAATGATCCGCGGATTATACAGCCGTTGTTTATATCATATCACAGCGTGTAACGAGTTCATCCGCGAGTCAACTGATGAAAAGATTGCGTCGCGCAACATCAGCGGTGCTGAAGCCGAAAATATTCGCCGCTACCGTGCTGAAGCGCGTTTTTTGCGTGCCTTTGAGTACTGGGTGCTTATGGATCTGTTTGGCAATCCGCCATTTGTAACCGAGAATGACCCCATAGGTAAATTCACCCCACCGCAAACTAACCGTGCTAACCTGTTCAATTATATCGAAAGCGAATTAAAGGCTATTGAACCGGAATTGGTGGCGGCAAAACAAAATGAGTATGGTCGTGCAGACCAGGCTGCTGCGCAAGCGCTGCTGGCACGTATTTATTTAAATGCCGAGGTATATCTGGGGTCAGGCAACAATAAGTATAACGATGCGATAACTTATGCGGAGAAGGTAATTAACTCTGCTTATTCACTTAATACCTCGTACCGCAGTTTATTTTTGGGCGATAACAACGTCAACAATACCGAAACCATTTTCGCTATTAATTATGATGGGGTAAACTCACAAACCTATGGCGGTACCACTTACCTGATAAACGCTGCCGTAAGCGGCGCGATGGGCCCCGCTACTTTTGGTGTACCTAATGGCGGCTGGAGCGGTATGCGCAGCACACGTAACCTACCCGAAACTTTTGGCGACTACAGCGGCAATACCGACAAGCGCGCCATGTTTGCCGGTAATAAAATTGAGATGGATGATATCACCATTTTTACTGATGGCCTGGCGGTAGCTAAGTTCAGTAACATTACGTCAACCGGCACTACGCCGCCGTCACCCAATGGCGTATATACTTCAACCGATTTCCCGCTGTTTCGCCTTGCCGAAATGTACCTGGTATATGCTGAAGCGGTTAAACGCGGTGGTACCGGTTCAGAGGCTACGGCAATCGGCTATATCAATTTGTTGCGCCAGCGTGCCTACGGTAACAATAGTGGCAACATAAGCACTTACACACTTAACGATGTGCTTAACGAGCGTACCCGCGAACTTTACTGGGAAGGTTTCCGCAGGAGTGACCTGATCCGTTACGGCAGGTTTACCGGCAGCAGCTACCTTTGGCCATGGAAGGGCGGCGCACGCAACGGCCGCGCAGTTGAGGCGTTCCGCGCACTTTTTCCGCTACCTTCATCTGATGTAAATGCTAACCCTAACCTTGTGCAAAACCAAGGCTATTAA